From the genome of Cognaticolwellia beringensis, one region includes:
- the dsbB gene encoding disulfide bond formation protein DsbB, whose protein sequence is MNCLSQLSLNQRAWQLLAVSALCFELIALYFQYFMGLEPCIMCIYQRTAVWGIFLAGVIGAFGCQNVVMRIVAFALWATGAIWGFIIALEHVDMQSTTLSFLFSCEFEPNFPTWAPLHQWLPALFEATGDCGDIMWQFLGFSMPQVMLVIFGVYSAVFAIVLLARLLKEKMV, encoded by the coding sequence GTGAACTGTTTAAGTCAATTATCTTTAAATCAACGAGCGTGGCAACTGCTCGCTGTTAGTGCCCTATGTTTTGAATTAATCGCATTGTACTTTCAATATTTTATGGGGCTTGAGCCCTGCATTATGTGTATTTATCAACGCACAGCAGTATGGGGGATTTTTCTAGCCGGTGTTATTGGAGCCTTTGGATGCCAAAACGTAGTGATGCGTATTGTCGCTTTCGCTTTATGGGCCACAGGCGCTATATGGGGCTTTATCATTGCTTTAGAACATGTTGATATGCAATCTACAACCCTGTCGTTTTTATTTAGTTGTGAATTTGAGCCAAATTTCCCCACTTGGGCACCTTTACATCAATGGTTACCCGCCTTATTTGAAGCCACTGGTGATTGTGGAGATATTATGTGGCAATTTCTTGGTTTTAGTATGCCACAAGTAATGTTGGTTATATTTGGTGTCTATAGCGCTGTGTTCGCTATCGTTTTATTGGCGCGTTTGCTCAAAGAAAAAATGGTTTAA